One window from the genome of Amycolatopsis sp. NBC_01480 encodes:
- a CDS encoding TetR/AcrR family transcriptional regulator, which yields MTTRVPRRRTETRRRLLDAALEVFAEAGFGRSTVEQVCERAGYTRGAFYSNFASLDELFLAMWEQRSATMIDGLRAAFDEAGAGEVTDVRSAVELLLPAIPVDDAWYRVSAEFTAHALRTPGLRRSMTAREDSIAEALMPFLEDLLTRIGRTVPDRAALGQALIAVHDGTAVQCLMEPEDPVVWQRRTDLAVHVVTAYSTESQGA from the coding sequence ATGACCACTCGCGTGCCCCGGCGCCGGACCGAGACCCGGCGACGGCTGTTGGACGCCGCCCTCGAAGTGTTCGCCGAAGCGGGCTTCGGACGGTCCACTGTGGAGCAAGTCTGCGAGCGCGCGGGTTACACCCGCGGGGCGTTCTACTCGAACTTCGCTTCCCTGGACGAGCTCTTCCTGGCCATGTGGGAGCAGCGGTCCGCGACGATGATCGACGGCCTGCGCGCGGCGTTCGACGAGGCGGGCGCGGGTGAGGTCACCGACGTGCGCTCCGCGGTCGAGCTGCTGCTGCCGGCGATCCCCGTGGACGACGCCTGGTACCGCGTCAGCGCCGAGTTCACCGCGCACGCCCTGCGCACCCCGGGCCTGCGCCGGAGCATGACGGCGCGTGAGGACTCGATCGCCGAGGCGCTGATGCCGTTCCTCGAAGACCTGCTCACCCGGATCGGGCGCACCGTGCCCGATCGCGCCGCGCTGGGCCAGGCCCTGATCGCGGTGCACGACGGCACCGCCGTGCAATGCCTGATGGAGCCCGAAGACCCGGTGGTGTGGCAGCGCCGCACCGACCTCGCCGTGCACGTCGTGACGGCCTACAGCACCGAAAGCCAAGGAGCGTGA
- a CDS encoding amidohydrolase family protein, whose protein sequence is MDTLITADRVLPRPNTPLEHGAVLVRDGEIVAVGRRDEVAPLALDPVTRDFPGGTVLAGLFNVHVHLSFDASREMLPNFLAADEQTLADGARDRLEQLVRSGVTTVRDLGGRTVSKPGVGPRLLASGPPLTVPEGHCHFFGGTVSGDQEIRALVDANAAAGADVIKVMASGGQITEGGADMWESQFDAAALRVIVEQAARHGLPVATHAHGADAIEDCANAGVATIEHCTFMTGPGQTDLRPDVARRMAAAGISACSTSSRNWRMMAERMGEELARRVYGRLPWLEEHGVRLIAGTDAGLPGSVFDDPVGALELYEWLGFSRRRILEISTEDSAKGLGLADVTGRLEPGLAADVLVVDGDPLADLDALRHPLLVMAGGRTS, encoded by the coding sequence GTGGACACCCTGATCACCGCGGACCGCGTGCTGCCCCGGCCGAACACCCCGCTGGAGCACGGCGCGGTGCTGGTCCGGGACGGCGAAATCGTCGCCGTGGGCCGCCGCGACGAGGTGGCGCCGCTGGCGCTCGACCCGGTGACCCGCGACTTCCCCGGCGGCACGGTGCTCGCCGGGCTGTTCAACGTCCACGTGCACCTGTCGTTCGACGCGAGCCGCGAGATGCTGCCGAACTTCCTGGCCGCGGACGAGCAGACCCTGGCGGACGGCGCGCGGGACCGCCTGGAGCAACTCGTCCGCAGCGGGGTCACGACGGTCCGGGACCTGGGCGGCCGCACCGTTTCGAAGCCCGGTGTCGGCCCTCGGCTGCTGGCGTCCGGCCCGCCGTTGACCGTGCCGGAAGGCCACTGCCACTTCTTCGGCGGCACGGTGTCCGGCGACCAGGAGATCCGCGCGCTGGTCGACGCCAACGCCGCGGCCGGCGCCGACGTGATCAAGGTGATGGCCAGCGGCGGCCAGATCACCGAGGGCGGCGCGGACATGTGGGAATCGCAGTTCGACGCCGCCGCCTTGCGGGTGATCGTCGAGCAGGCGGCGCGGCACGGCCTGCCGGTGGCCACGCACGCCCACGGCGCGGACGCGATCGAGGACTGCGCGAACGCGGGCGTCGCGACGATCGAGCACTGCACCTTCATGACCGGGCCGGGGCAGACCGACCTGCGCCCGGACGTCGCCCGGCGGATGGCCGCGGCGGGCATCTCCGCCTGCTCCACCAGCAGCCGGAACTGGCGGATGATGGCCGAGCGGATGGGCGAGGAGCTGGCCCGGCGCGTCTACGGCCGGCTGCCCTGGCTCGAGGAGCACGGCGTCCGCCTGATCGCGGGCACCGACGCGGGCTTGCCCGGCTCGGTCTTCGACGACCCGGTCGGCGCGCTGGAGCTGTACGAATGGCTCGGCTTCTCGCGCCGCCGCATCCTGGAGATCTCGACCGAGGACAGCGCCAAGGGCCTCGGCCTGGCCGACGTCACCGGCCGCCTGGAGCCGGGGCTGGCCGCGGACGTGCTGGTCGTGGACGGCGATCCCCTGGCCGACCTCGACGCGCTGCGGCACCCGCTGCTGGTCATGGCCGGGGGCCGCACCAGCTGA
- a CDS encoding MAB_1171c family putative transporter, with the protein MNSASLLALLLFLLALGWRVYQLVRSPRLPNWAVTATIAAFTAAFLFQQKGISDWFDGLTAPGGSRMANNVLLACAACALLVFFHGSALGAGHVRRVLLELVPLAAAVVLMFVATGLTPVPLRGAALSPADVHVSGIALFYLGAGLYLIYAITACVWWITRYQRTADRHLRTGLRLAAAGLASASIGSVFRALYIVVAWAFGPAVPVLLLLGVPFVILGVVLFLAGISYPGVRARFSALGRRRRRRDDLERLTPLWTLLAAAYPTIVLRTPPGGMRDRLAVHRRYYRRVIEIRDGLVQLSPYLDTDFAALTAEDPAAAAKALRRALDRHAAGEENDGRAKLVLPGGASDLESDVRPLLALSAAVSGKDD; encoded by the coding sequence GTGAACTCCGCGTCCCTGCTCGCCCTCCTGCTCTTCCTCCTCGCGCTCGGCTGGCGGGTGTACCAGCTGGTGCGCTCGCCGCGGCTGCCGAACTGGGCCGTCACGGCCACCATCGCCGCGTTCACCGCGGCGTTCCTGTTCCAGCAGAAGGGAATCTCGGACTGGTTCGACGGGCTGACCGCCCCCGGCGGCTCGCGGATGGCGAACAACGTGCTGCTGGCGTGCGCCGCCTGCGCGCTGCTGGTCTTCTTCCACGGCTCCGCGCTCGGGGCCGGCCACGTGCGCCGGGTCCTGCTGGAGCTGGTGCCGCTCGCGGCCGCCGTCGTGCTGATGTTCGTCGCGACGGGCCTGACGCCGGTGCCGCTGCGGGGCGCCGCGCTGAGCCCGGCCGACGTGCACGTTTCCGGCATCGCGCTGTTCTACCTCGGCGCCGGGCTGTACCTGATCTACGCGATCACCGCGTGCGTCTGGTGGATCACCCGGTACCAGCGCACGGCGGACCGGCACCTGCGCACCGGCCTGCGGCTGGCCGCGGCGGGCCTGGCCTCGGCGTCGATCGGCAGCGTGTTCCGCGCGCTGTACATCGTGGTCGCCTGGGCGTTCGGGCCGGCGGTGCCCGTGCTGCTGTTGCTCGGCGTGCCGTTCGTGATCCTCGGCGTGGTCCTGTTCCTGGCCGGGATCAGCTACCCCGGCGTCCGCGCGCGGTTCTCGGCGCTGGGCCGCCGCCGTCGCCGCCGTGACGACCTCGAGCGGCTCACTCCACTGTGGACACTGCTGGCCGCGGCCTACCCGACCATCGTGCTGCGGACGCCGCCGGGCGGGATGCGCGACCGGCTCGCCGTCCACCGCCGCTACTACCGGCGCGTGATCGAGATCCGCGACGGCCTCGTTCAGCTCAGCCCGTACCTCGACACCGACTTCGCCGCGCTGACGGCCGAAGACCCGGCTGCGGCGGCGAAAGCGCTGCGGCGGGCGCTCGACCGGCATGCGGCCGGCGAAGAGAACGACGGCCGCGCGAAACTGGTCCTGCCCGGCGGGGCGAGCGACCTGGAGTCGGACGTCCGGCCGCTGCTGGCGCTTTCGGCGGCCGTCTCCGGAAAGGACGATTGA
- a CDS encoding XRE family transcriptional regulator: MPAQRTFAEKLSTLIDSARADGHAPHSYREMSAAIERAGGPAMSPAYLQQLATGKRVNPKIHYVEALAKLFAVPVTYFFEDEAEQGTGTGGADVEAKLMAMRAQELSPQGRRQVMALLDLVERYEKADRESPGAT; the protein is encoded by the coding sequence ATGCCAGCGCAGCGCACCTTCGCGGAGAAACTGAGCACTTTGATCGACTCCGCCCGCGCCGATGGCCACGCGCCGCACAGCTACCGGGAAATGTCGGCGGCGATCGAACGGGCCGGTGGTCCCGCGATGTCGCCGGCATACCTGCAGCAACTGGCCACGGGCAAGCGGGTCAACCCGAAAATCCACTACGTCGAGGCGCTCGCGAAGCTGTTCGCCGTACCGGTGACCTACTTCTTCGAAGACGAAGCCGAGCAGGGAACCGGCACCGGCGGCGCCGACGTCGAAGCGAAGCTGATGGCCATGCGCGCGCAGGAGCTTTCGCCGCAGGGCCGCCGTCAGGTGATGGCCTTGCTGGACCTGGTGGAGCGCTACGAGAAGGCGGATCGGGAAAGCCCGGGGGCCACGTGA
- a CDS encoding flavodoxin family protein, whose translation MATLLIVHHTPSPSMQAMFEAVLAGAKHPDIEGVDVVRRPALGATVADVLAADGYLLGTPANLGSMSGALKHFFDTVYYPCLDATRGRPFGAYVHGNNDTSGTVRQLDAITTGLGWERVAEPVLVTGEPGKAELAALQELGGTVAATLMS comes from the coding sequence ATGGCCACGCTGTTGATCGTGCACCACACGCCTTCGCCTTCGATGCAGGCGATGTTCGAGGCCGTGCTCGCCGGCGCGAAGCACCCGGACATCGAAGGGGTCGACGTCGTGCGGCGCCCCGCGCTCGGCGCGACCGTCGCCGACGTGCTCGCCGCCGACGGTTACCTGCTCGGCACGCCCGCGAACCTCGGCAGCATGAGCGGTGCGCTGAAGCACTTCTTCGACACCGTCTACTACCCCTGCCTCGACGCCACGCGCGGGCGGCCGTTCGGCGCGTACGTGCACGGCAACAACGACACCTCGGGCACCGTCCGCCAGCTCGACGCCATCACCACCGGACTGGGCTGGGAACGGGTGGCGGAGCCGGTGCTCGTGACGGGCGAACCCGGCAAAGCGGAATTGGCGGCACTACAGGAATTGGGCGGCACAGTGGCCGCGACGCTGATGTCCTGA
- a CDS encoding phospho-sugar mutase, producing the protein MPKNLTTELRDATYRWIADDPDHATSDELQRILARALGQEPGAAEELADRMAGPLEFGTAGLRGPVRAGPNGMNVAVVTRTTAGVADWLVAHGHAGGVVVVGRDARHGSEAFATAAAEVLTAAGFAVKVLPEPLPTPLLAYSVKHYGAVAGIQITASHNPPADNGYKLYDGTGGQIVPPSDGEIERAIHAVPAAVSVPRQSGAEVVDPRAAYLAEVAALPHGSARDIRIAATALHGVGAETVRAALAAAGFTDVHLVTAQSEPDADFPTVSFPNPEEPGATDLLLALASEVDADLAVALDPDADRCALGVRDRDGGWRMLRGDETGVLLGSHLLSTTDSTDPLVATTIVSSSLLGELAKAAGARYAETLTGFKWLVRAGEGLVFAYEEALGLCVNPGFVRDKDGIAAAVVAAGLAASLKAEGRSPLDVLDEIAVRHGVHLTDQVSLRVTDLAVRGKLMAGLRAQPPSALGGVPVTLEDLLPDADVLRLRGEGLRVVIRPSGTEPKLKAYLQSVQPVAESLDAARETATARLAAVRADISELLS; encoded by the coding sequence GTGCCGAAGAACCTGACCACCGAGCTGCGCGACGCCACCTACCGCTGGATCGCCGACGACCCCGACCACGCGACGAGCGACGAGCTGCAGCGGATCCTCGCCCGCGCGCTCGGCCAGGAGCCCGGCGCGGCCGAAGAACTCGCCGACCGGATGGCCGGCCCGCTGGAGTTCGGCACCGCCGGCCTGCGCGGGCCGGTGCGCGCGGGGCCGAACGGCATGAACGTCGCGGTGGTCACGCGCACCACCGCGGGCGTCGCCGACTGGCTGGTCGCGCACGGCCACGCGGGCGGCGTCGTAGTGGTCGGCCGCGACGCGCGGCACGGCTCGGAGGCCTTCGCCACGGCCGCCGCCGAGGTGCTCACCGCCGCCGGCTTCGCCGTGAAGGTGCTGCCGGAACCGTTGCCGACGCCGCTGCTCGCGTACTCCGTGAAGCACTACGGCGCGGTGGCGGGCATCCAGATCACCGCTTCGCACAACCCGCCCGCGGACAACGGGTACAAGCTCTACGACGGCACCGGCGGCCAGATCGTGCCGCCGTCGGACGGGGAGATCGAGCGCGCGATCCACGCCGTGCCGGCCGCGGTCAGCGTGCCGCGTCAGTCTGGCGCCGAAGTGGTCGACCCTCGCGCCGCGTACCTCGCGGAGGTCGCCGCCCTGCCGCACGGCTCGGCGCGGGACATCCGGATCGCCGCCACGGCGCTGCACGGCGTCGGCGCGGAGACGGTCCGCGCGGCGCTGGCCGCGGCCGGCTTCACCGACGTCCACCTGGTCACCGCCCAGTCCGAGCCCGACGCGGACTTCCCCACCGTCTCCTTCCCCAACCCGGAGGAGCCCGGCGCGACCGACCTGCTGCTGGCGCTGGCGTCCGAAGTGGACGCTGACCTCGCGGTGGCCCTGGACCCGGACGCGGACCGCTGCGCCCTGGGCGTCCGCGACCGCGACGGCGGCTGGCGCATGCTCCGCGGCGACGAGACGGGCGTACTGCTCGGCTCCCACCTTCTGTCCACAACGGACAGCACGGACCCGCTGGTGGCCACCACCATCGTGTCGTCCTCGCTGCTCGGCGAGCTGGCCAAGGCCGCTGGCGCCCGTTACGCCGAGACGCTGACCGGCTTCAAGTGGCTGGTGCGCGCGGGCGAAGGCCTGGTCTTCGCTTACGAGGAGGCGCTCGGCCTCTGCGTGAACCCCGGTTTCGTGCGGGACAAGGACGGCATCGCCGCCGCGGTGGTCGCCGCCGGGCTGGCCGCCTCGCTCAAGGCCGAGGGTCGGAGCCCGCTGGACGTGCTCGACGAGATCGCCGTCCGCCACGGCGTGCACCTCACCGACCAGGTTTCCTTGCGGGTCACCGATCTCGCCGTGCGCGGCAAGCTGATGGCCGGCCTGCGCGCGCAGCCGCCGTCGGCACTCGGCGGCGTCCCGGTGACGCTCGAGGACCTGTTGCCGGACGCCGACGTGCTCCGCCTGCGCGGCGAGGGACTGCGAGTGGTGATCCGGCCGTCGGGCACCGAGCCGAAGCTGAAGGCCTACCTCCAGTCGGTGCAGCCGGTGGCCGAAAGCCTCGACGCCGCGCGGGAGACCGCGACCGCCCGCCTCGCCGCGGTACGGGCGGACATCAGCGAACTGTTGAGCTGA
- a CDS encoding glycosyltransferase, translating to MRLLFTALGAHGHLFPLMPLAAAAREAGHHVVFATANDFRPTLEKAGLEPATAGLTIGEAFAAQFPGFEPGLARRELPPEELAATIGRVFGRVMPERFATDLRGLFEQHRPDLVVYEVGNPGGLFAAKTAGIPAIGHGFGRVSSDGLMADIDRSMREYADELGITEEGPAWGTPFVDICPPSVQAPEFLASAHRVPLRPVGWSDSGELPDGVADHSRPLVYLTLGTTPMSKQGVLASAIAGLSGLDADVLVATGPSLDPASLGEVPPNVRLAAWVPQSALLPHVDLVVHHGGSGTTLGAFAAGAPQLVLPQGADQFANAEMVLSAGVGTRLLGDEVTAESVHSDAARLLSDSAVADAVRGLADEVAGMPSPAEVAAQLPQYT from the coding sequence GTGCGACTGCTCTTCACTGCCCTCGGGGCCCACGGCCATCTGTTCCCGCTGATGCCGCTCGCGGCCGCCGCGCGCGAAGCCGGGCATCACGTCGTCTTCGCGACGGCCAATGATTTCCGTCCCACGCTTGAGAAAGCGGGCCTCGAACCGGCCACGGCGGGCCTGACCATCGGGGAGGCCTTCGCCGCCCAGTTCCCCGGTTTCGAGCCTGGCCTGGCCCGTCGCGAGCTGCCGCCGGAGGAACTGGCCGCGACGATCGGCAGGGTCTTCGGCCGGGTGATGCCGGAGCGGTTCGCCACGGACCTCCGTGGGCTGTTCGAGCAGCACCGGCCGGACCTCGTCGTCTACGAAGTCGGCAACCCCGGCGGGCTGTTCGCGGCGAAGACCGCTGGGATTCCGGCGATCGGCCACGGATTCGGCCGGGTTTCGTCCGACGGCCTGATGGCGGATATCGACCGTTCGATGCGGGAGTACGCCGACGAGCTGGGCATCACCGAAGAAGGCCCCGCGTGGGGCACCCCGTTCGTCGACATCTGCCCGCCTTCGGTGCAGGCGCCCGAATTCCTCGCGAGCGCCCACCGCGTGCCGCTGCGCCCGGTCGGCTGGAGCGACTCGGGTGAGCTGCCGGACGGCGTCGCGGACCATTCGCGTCCGCTGGTCTACCTCACGCTGGGCACCACCCCGATGAGCAAGCAGGGCGTGCTCGCCTCGGCGATCGCCGGCCTGTCCGGCCTGGACGCCGACGTGCTGGTGGCGACCGGCCCGTCCCTGGACCCCGCGTCACTGGGCGAGGTCCCGCCGAACGTCCGGCTGGCGGCCTGGGTGCCGCAGTCGGCGCTCCTGCCGCACGTCGACCTGGTCGTCCACCACGGCGGTAGCGGCACCACGCTGGGCGCCTTCGCCGCCGGTGCACCGCAACTCGTGCTCCCGCAAGGCGCGGACCAGTTCGCGAACGCCGAAATGGTCCTGTCGGCCGGCGTCGGCACCCGCCTCCTCGGCGACGAGGTAACCGCCGAGTCCGTGCACTCGGACGCCGCCCGCCTCCTGAGCGATTCAGCCGTGGCGGACGCGGTGCGCGGGCTGGCTGACGAGGTCGCGGGCATGCCGTCACCGGCTGAGGTGGCGGCGCAACTTCCGCAGTACACCTGA
- a CDS encoding purine-nucleoside phosphorylase: MSNHEEAAAAVIAERTGVEKHDIAVVLGSGWRPAADVIGPAEAEIPFGELPGFTTPGAVGHGGTVRSLKVGEKRALVLLGRTHFYEGKGIDPVVHNVRTAAAAGARTVLLTNAAGGLREGFRVGQPVLISDHLNLTARSPIAGANFVDLTDLYSARLRGLAKEIDGSLEEGVYAGLVGPHFETPAEIRMLRTMGADLVGMSTVLEAIAARAAGVEVFGLSLVTNLAAGMTGEPLNHEEVLEAGRNAATRMGSLLRELVNRA, encoded by the coding sequence ATGAGTAACCACGAGGAGGCGGCTGCCGCCGTCATCGCCGAGCGCACCGGCGTCGAGAAGCACGACATCGCCGTGGTGCTGGGCTCGGGCTGGCGCCCGGCCGCGGACGTGATCGGCCCGGCCGAGGCGGAGATCCCGTTCGGCGAGCTGCCTGGTTTCACCACTCCCGGGGCCGTCGGGCACGGCGGCACGGTGCGCTCGCTGAAGGTCGGCGAGAAGCGCGCGCTGGTGCTGCTGGGGCGCACGCACTTCTACGAGGGCAAGGGCATCGACCCGGTGGTGCACAACGTGCGCACGGCCGCCGCGGCGGGCGCCCGCACGGTCCTGCTCACCAACGCGGCCGGCGGCCTGCGCGAGGGCTTCCGCGTCGGCCAGCCCGTGCTGATCTCCGACCACCTCAACCTCACCGCGCGCTCCCCCATCGCCGGCGCGAACTTCGTCGACCTGACCGACCTCTACTCCGCCCGGCTGCGCGGCCTGGCGAAGGAGATCGACGGCTCACTGGAGGAGGGCGTTTACGCGGGTCTGGTGGGCCCGCACTTCGAAACCCCGGCCGAGATCCGCATGCTCCGCACGATGGGCGCGGACCTGGTCGGCATGTCGACCGTCCTGGAAGCCATCGCGGCCCGCGCCGCCGGCGTCGAGGTGTTCGGCCTCTCCCTGGTGACCAACCTTGCCGCCGGCATGACTGGTGAGCCGCTGAACCACGAAGAGGTCCTGGAGGCGGGCCGCAATGCCGCCACCCGGATGGGGTCGTTGCTGCGGGAACTCGTCAACCGCGCCTGA
- a CDS encoding ABA4-like family protein, which produces MTDLTVFTWTFPIAVPFWALMIFLPGWRWTRRVLASPWVPLLPLACYFVLALPHFGELWTAVSRPDLGVLQAFAGSSYGAALLWAQLIAFDLFLGRWMFFEAREHGVPWWVLSPVLVLTIFLSPFGLVVFLAVRSARIRSAA; this is translated from the coding sequence ATGACGGATCTGACGGTCTTCACCTGGACGTTCCCGATCGCCGTGCCGTTCTGGGCGCTGATGATCTTCCTGCCGGGCTGGCGCTGGACGCGGCGGGTGCTGGCGTCGCCGTGGGTGCCGCTGCTGCCGTTGGCCTGTTACTTCGTGCTCGCGCTGCCCCACTTCGGCGAGCTGTGGACCGCGGTCAGCCGGCCGGATCTCGGGGTGCTGCAAGCGTTTGCGGGCTCTTCGTACGGGGCCGCGCTGCTGTGGGCGCAGCTGATCGCGTTCGACCTGTTCCTCGGCCGGTGGATGTTCTTCGAGGCGCGCGAGCACGGCGTCCCGTGGTGGGTGCTGAGCCCGGTGCTGGTGCTGACGATCTTCCTGTCCCCGTTCGGGCTGGTCGTGTTCCTGGCCGTCCGGAGTGCCCGGATACGCTCGGCGGCATGA
- a CDS encoding MerR family transcriptional regulator: protein MAELSAASGMPVATVKYYLREGLLQPGERTSPNQARYGEDHVQRLKLIRALLDVGGLSVATVGEVLAAVDSQAPTHEVLGLAQRALVGPAKEVDEESRAWALDVVTDLAARHGWKAEPESPSVAALVLTLCTIRDLAQAHDGLLARLDDYATLADRTAEVDLDTVTSLRSLDRIVEATVIGTVLGDRLFSALRRLAQSAESGRRFPQD, encoded by the coding sequence ATGGCGGAACTGAGTGCGGCGTCGGGCATGCCGGTGGCCACGGTGAAGTACTACCTGCGCGAAGGCCTGTTGCAGCCCGGCGAGCGGACCAGCCCCAACCAGGCCCGGTACGGCGAGGACCACGTCCAGCGGCTCAAGCTGATCCGGGCCTTGCTGGACGTCGGCGGGCTCTCGGTGGCCACGGTCGGCGAGGTTCTCGCCGCGGTCGATTCGCAGGCCCCGACCCACGAGGTGCTGGGCCTGGCGCAGCGCGCCCTGGTCGGCCCGGCAAAAGAGGTCGACGAGGAGTCCCGGGCCTGGGCCCTCGACGTGGTGACGGACCTGGCCGCCCGCCACGGCTGGAAGGCCGAGCCGGAGAGCCCGTCGGTCGCCGCCCTGGTCCTCACCCTCTGCACCATCCGCGACCTGGCCCAGGCCCACGACGGCCTGCTCGCCCGCCTGGACGACTACGCCACCCTCGCCGACCGCACCGCCGAGGTGGACCTGGACACAGTGACTTCGCTGCGTTCGCTGGACCGCATCGTCGAAGCCACCGTGATCGGCACCGTCCTGGGCGACCGGCTCTTCTCCGCCCTGCGGCGCCTGGCCCAGAGCGCCGAATCAGGCCGCCGCTTCCCGCAGGACTGA
- a CDS encoding serine/threonine-protein kinase, translating to MVAGRYRLRSVLGAGSMGTVWSAYDEFLHRPVAVKEMKLPPGVPAAQADELRERTLREARAIAVLSHPNVIILHDVARDNNEPFVVMELLPSRSLAHILRDHGPLNVEQAAAVGIAVAAALEAAHAAGITHRDVKPGNVLVAGDGRIKLTDFGIARNVSEATMTRTGIMLGSPAYIAPEVASGGAVTPNADLWGLGATLFAAAQGAPPYDADGDPLETVGKVVNGKVPKPNPGPLAAVISALMKKEPEKRISLREVRHRLYPLQGKTALDLFGPELFRTPDGKKTSAHLDATDTQVIKTVTPDGEAEPKAAASTELAADPGPLPFLRGSSGASGSFGPGASGAGVSGAGVSGAGVSGAGSGTSGMASLGAALSNLGTAGTGSSGSGVYGPGGGAYGPGTSGTAAQPPAAVPAPVSAPARRGAAASVVLVLAAVLLFLVAGGGGFALARVVSGQDLLPPEGTPSGSLGPPATTVPQEPLKLVPQKGDASDTANPTPDSEYTVSVPDGWKRFVAGRTSQLGPSTVVQYVSPDGRQSLRLERFPGYFASHEINDYVKNLSLTYGPDSFTIAKEPTGTPAGTELTYRNVEHATPSRQQEPTPVTRATFAALRQDGDNLWVLSLTVPAEQEDTAITTFQQIAPTLVLSSP from the coding sequence GTGGTCGCCGGCCGGTACCGCCTGCGGTCGGTGCTCGGGGCCGGCTCCATGGGCACCGTCTGGTCCGCGTACGACGAGTTCCTGCACCGGCCGGTCGCGGTCAAGGAGATGAAGCTGCCGCCGGGCGTGCCCGCGGCCCAGGCCGACGAGCTGCGCGAGCGGACGCTGCGCGAGGCGCGCGCCATCGCCGTGCTCTCTCACCCGAACGTGATCATCCTGCACGACGTGGCCCGCGACAACAACGAGCCGTTCGTGGTCATGGAGCTGCTGCCCTCGCGCAGCCTGGCGCACATCCTGCGCGACCACGGCCCGCTGAACGTGGAGCAGGCGGCCGCCGTCGGCATCGCGGTCGCCGCGGCGCTGGAGGCGGCGCACGCGGCGGGCATCACGCACCGCGACGTCAAGCCGGGCAACGTGCTGGTGGCCGGCGACGGGCGGATCAAGCTCACCGACTTCGGCATCGCGCGCAACGTCTCCGAGGCGACGATGACGCGCACCGGGATCATGCTCGGCTCCCCCGCGTACATCGCGCCCGAGGTCGCGTCCGGCGGTGCGGTCACGCCCAACGCGGACCTGTGGGGCCTCGGCGCCACGCTGTTCGCCGCCGCGCAGGGCGCCCCGCCGTACGACGCGGACGGCGACCCGCTGGAGACGGTCGGCAAGGTCGTCAACGGCAAGGTGCCCAAGCCGAACCCCGGGCCGCTGGCCGCCGTCATCAGCGCGCTGATGAAAAAGGAGCCGGAGAAGCGGATCTCGCTGCGCGAGGTGCGCCACCGGCTGTACCCGTTGCAGGGCAAGACGGCGCTGGACCTGTTCGGGCCGGAGCTGTTCCGCACGCCGGACGGGAAGAAGACGTCGGCGCACCTCGACGCCACCGACACGCAGGTGATCAAGACCGTCACGCCGGACGGCGAAGCCGAGCCGAAGGCCGCGGCCAGCACCGAGCTGGCCGCCGACCCCGGGCCGCTGCCGTTCCTGCGCGGATCGTCCGGTGCCTCCGGGTCTTTCGGCCCTGGGGCATCCGGCGCCGGGGTGTCCGGGGCTGGGGTATCCGGGGCTGGGGTATCCGGAGCCGGTTCCGGGACGTCCGGCATGGCCTCGCTCGGCGCGGCGCTGTCCAATCTCGGAACCGCGGGCACGGGATCGTCCGGCTCCGGGGTGTACGGCCCCGGCGGTGGGGCGTACGGCCCGGGAACTTCCGGCACCGCGGCCCAGCCCCCGGCCGCCGTCCCGGCGCCGGTGTCCGCGCCCGCCCGTCGCGGGGCCGCCGCGTCCGTGGTGCTGGTGCTGGCCGCGGTGCTGCTGTTCCTGGTCGCCGGCGGCGGCGGGTTCGCACTGGCCCGGGTGGTCAGCGGGCAGGATCTGCTGCCGCCCGAGGGCACCCCGTCGGGCAGCCTCGGCCCCCCGGCGACCACGGTGCCGCAGGAGCCGCTGAAGCTGGTGCCGCAGAAGGGCGACGCGAGCGACACCGCGAACCCGACGCCGGACAGCGAGTACACGGTGTCGGTCCCGGACGGCTGGAAGCGGTTCGTCGCCGGGCGCACCAGCCAGCTGGGGCCCTCGACCGTCGTCCAGTACGTCTCGCCGGACGGCCGTCAGTCGCTGCGGCTGGAGCGATTCCCCGGTTACTTCGCATCGCACGAGATCAACGACTACGTCAAGAACCTGTCGCTGACGTACGGCCCGGACTCGTTCACCATCGCCAAGGAGCCCACCGGCACGCCCGCGGGCACGGAGCTGACCTACCGCAACGTCGAGCACGCCACGCCCAGCCGGCAGCAGGAGCCGACACCGGTCACCCGCGCGACGTTCGCGGCGTTGCGGCAGGACGGGGACAACCTGTGGGTGCTGTCGCTGACCGTGCCCGCGGAGCAGGAAGACACGGCGATCACGACGTTCCAGCAGATCGCGCCGACGCTGGTGCTTTCCTCCCCCTGA